In Niallia sp. FSL W8-0635, one genomic interval encodes:
- a CDS encoding endo-1,4-beta-xylanase: protein MTNIHIQIDWPPRPAYPTYEAIPLDQFEAQAERYNQLFNLYERLDDKISSVTFWGIADNHTWLNDRAEQYNDGVGVDAPFVFDTNYQVKPAYWAIMD from the coding sequence ATCACTAATATTCATATTCAAATTGACTGGCCACCAAGACCTGCTTATCCAACTTATGAAGCAATACCACTTGATCAATTTGAAGCACAAGCAGAAAGATACAACCAATTATTTAACTTGTATGAGAGACTAGATGACAAGATTAGTAGTGTGACCTTCTGGGGCATCGCAGACAACCATACTTGGTTAAATGATCGTGCCGAGCAGTACAATGATGGAGTCGGTGTTGACGCGCCATTTGTATTTGATACTAACTATCAAGTAAAACCTGCTTACTGGGCCATTATGGATTAA